One Peromyscus leucopus breed LL Stock chromosome 4, UCI_PerLeu_2.1, whole genome shotgun sequence genomic region harbors:
- the E2f1 gene encoding LOW QUALITY PROTEIN: transcription factor E2F1 (The sequence of the model RefSeq protein was modified relative to this genomic sequence to represent the inferred CDS: inserted 1 base in 1 codon), translated as MAVAPAGGQRAPALEALLGAGALRLLDSSQIVIISAAPDVGAPQVPAGPAAPPAGPXDPDVLLFATPQAPRPAPSAPRPALGRPPVKRRLDLETDHQYLAGSSGSLRGRGRHPGKGVKSPGEKSRYETSLNLTTKRFLELLSRSADGVVDLNWAAEVLKVQKRRIYDITNVLEGIQLISKKSKNHIQWLGSHTMVGISKRLEGLTQDLQRLQESEQQLDHLMHICTTQLQLLSEDSDSQRLAYVTCQDLRSIADPAEQMVIVIKAPPETQLQAVDSAETFQISLKSKQGPIDVFLCPEESAGGISPGRTPCQETPSGEDRTAEPGTAGPPPSPPSTSPSLDPSQSLLGLEQEPVLSRMGSLRTPMEEDHLSPLVAADSLLEHVREDFSGLLPGEFISLSPPHEALDYHFGLEESEGIRDLFDCDFGDLTPLDF; from the exons ATGGCCGTGGCCCCCGCGGGCGGCCAGCGCGCGCCGGCGCTGGAGGCCCTGCTCGGGGCGGGCGCGCTGCGGCTGCTCGACTCTTCGCAGATCGTCATCATCTCCGCCGCGCCCGATGTCGGCGCCCCGCAGGTCCCCGCCGGCCCCGCCGCGCCGCCCGCCGGCC GCGACCCCGACGTGCTGCTCTTCGCCACGCCGCAGGCACCCCGGCCCGCGCCTAGTGCACCGCGTCCCGCTCTCGGCCGCCCGCCG GTGAAACGGAGGCTGGATCTGGAAACTGACCATCAGTATCTGGCTGGGAGCAGTGGGTCCTTGCGGGGCAGAGGCCGCCACCCAGGGAAAG GTGTGAAATCTCCAGGGGAGAAGTCACGCTATGAGACATCATTAAATCTTACCACCAAACGCTTCTTGGAGCTGCTGAGCCGCTCAGCCGATGGCGTTGTTGACCTGAACTGGGCGGCTGAGGTACTGAAAGTGCAGAAGCGGCGCATCTATGACATCACCAACGTCCTGGAGGGCATCCAGCTCATTTCCAAGAAGTCCAAGAATCATATCCAGTGGCT AGGCAGCCACACCATGGTGGGGATCAGTAAGCGGCTTGAAGGCCTGACCCAGGACCTACAGCGACTGCAGGAGAGTGAGCAGCAGCTGGATCACCTGATGCACATCTGTACCACGCAGCTGCAGCTGCTCTCTGAGGACTCAGACAGCCAGCG CCTGGCCTATGTGACCTGCCAGGACCTCCGTAGCATAGCGGACCCGGCAGAACAGATGGTCATAGTGATCAAGGCCCCTCCTGAGACCCAACTGCAAGCTGTGGACTCTGCGGAG ACGTTTCAGATCTCTCTTAAGAGCAAACAAGGCCCCATCGATGTTTTCCTGTGCCCTGAGGAGAGTGCAGGGGGGATCAGCCCTGGGAGGACCCCATGCCAGGAGACACCGTCTGGGGAGGACCGGACTGCCGAGCCTGGCACTGCAGGGCCTCCACCATCACCTCCCTCCACATCCCCGTCCTTGGATCCCAGCCAGTCCCTGCTAGGCCTGGAGCAAG AACCAGTCTTGTCACGGATGGGCAGCCTGAGGACCCCCATGGAAGAAGACCATCTGTCACCGCTGGTGGCTGCTGACTCACTCCTGGAGCATGTTCGAGAAGACTTCTCTGGACTCCTCCCTGGGGAGTTCATCAGCCTTTCCCCGCCCCATGAGGCCCTTGACTACCACTTTGGCCTAGAGGAGAGTGAAGGCATCAGAGATCTCTTTGACTGTGACTTTGGGGACCTGACCCCTCTGGATTTCTGA